AGTAACAAAAGATAATAAGATGATATTCACGCGCATCATATCATCTACTGATAGTACTTTGCCAAACGTCATTGCTGGTAGTGTATATCAAGAAGTACAAAATACCATTCAATACTTAGGAAGATTTGGTTTTCATAAGAATGATTCGATAGATTTACATATAGTAGTGCCGCAAGATATCAAGCTTGGCCTGATGGCAATTAAATTTGCTGAACATAACGTTGGTATCTTGACTCCGTACGAACTATCTAAAATTTTAAAATTAGCCCATGTGATAAACCCAAATGATAGATTTTGTGATACTGTATTACTACTTTCTATCTTAGAAAATAAACCTAAGGTTGTTTTGCATACAAGGGAAACAAAAAAGCACTCAAAGCTTATGTTATTTGATTTGTATTTCCCACATCTTTCATCATTAACACTGTTACTACTTTTAACAATTAATGTTCTTTTTATTTTTAACCTCTATTCAAATTATCAAGAAAAAAATAACCTAATACAAGACGAGAAGATATTAAAGGCTCAATTTCAGAATCTAAATAGTGATTATAGTATAGAAAGAATTTATGAAATCTCTGAGATAATTGATGCACATAATGAGTTATCCAGCTTAAATTATTCTCCACTATCAGAGATTGAATATATAAACAAAATGAAATCTGATAATTTGGAACTAAAATCCTTTCATTGGAAAGTTGATAATGAGACGGATGAAGTAAATATAAAACTAAGATATGACCTAAAATCAGATAGTAATATTTTTTATGAGTATGAAGATTTAAAGCATAATTTTAATACTACATTTTATAACTATAAAGTAGATTTTTCTGAGCTTCCATCTGTAATAGCGCTAGGGGAAAAAGATGTAATAATAGATGTTAATATAAGCAAATTAGTAAAAAAATGAGTCTAAAAACAAAAGTAACGATCAAATTATTTTCCTATTTACTTGTTTTTGCAGTTTTTGTTGCAATGTTATTTTTAGGTAATACTTACAATAGGAAATTGAAGCTTTTAAACGAAAATATAGCAAGGAAAAACAAAATTATCAGCTCACAAATAATAGATATACAAAAAAGAGAAGCAATATTAGTCTCTAATTTAGATTTATGGAAAAGAATTCCTTCTACAAATATGCATAATGGCAAATATATTGCTAACCTTAATAATTTAATCAATGAATTGCATAAGAGTTACAAAATATTAAATCCAGAAATATTAATTTCTATACCACAAGAAGCTAAAACTTTTTATAATGATAAGTACATTAAAATCATAAAGAGCGAGATTAATTTGCACTTTGGCTCAGTAAGCGATAAAAATGTTTTTCTATTTATGAACGAGTTAAGTACATTGCCAGGTTATATTAAAGTTAAATCTTTTTCTTTAGTGAAAGAAAAAGAAATTACACCTGAGATCATAGAACGTGCTACAAATGGCGATCTTATTTTGACGATCACAGGGCAGATTACTTTTGATTGGTACAGTTTATTGTATAAGGCTTAAACTAACTAAAGAATTTGATATTTGAATTCTTTATTTAATGTAGAAAAGAAACTATTATGTTAACGTATTTTATAGTAGTCGAAATATAATAAAATTAGAATTCATTGTCTCGTTTTAGGTTATGCACATTACTGTCAAGCCCGCAGTAACCAAGTTTTATCAATGTTTTATCTGCTGCTGTGTAATCCAAAATTTCTTTTTTTACTAAATCATTAATTATATTATTAATATTTAGATTTGGTAGCTGTTTTATGTCAGCGTTTATAATGTAGTTTTTCATTACGGTATTTAATGGAAAAAAGTCATAAATGGCCAAACTATCTGAACAATCCTTTTTTTTAATTAGTATTTGAAACATTACAGCTATTATATGTTCTGATAACACACTTAGAGCATTATCCTCATGAATTACCATTTTAGCTATAGCATTTTTAAGAGATGAAGCACTTAAAGAAGCTATAACTAAAAAACCATCTTGTAAGCAGTTTATAGCAGTTTTTACTAGTCCTTCATCATCATCGATGTCGTGAAAAAATATTATGTCAGGAGATCTCTTTCTAATTTCTGAGATTGCGTTACAATAATTTATAAGAGACTTATCAGACTTTACTCTAAGTTCACACTTTTTATCAAATATTAGAATGTGCTTATTTTGAATTTGATTCAATATATGTAATATAGTTGTAGTTTTTCCACTATTTATGGGACCAGCAATTAACACAAGACCAACTGCTTTTTCGATTATTTGATAGAAATTTTTAGGCACATTCAGTAGTGTTGTGTTAAGTTTTAATATATGTATAATTACACTACTTTGGTTAGCATTATCGTAAATATGTACACGTAATCTATTGTTTGCATCAAAGTCAAACGTGAAATTTTTTGTCTCTTGGTCTATTTCATTGCTTCCCTTTTTGCCTGGATCTTTTTCAAGAAGAGTAGCGATTATGTCTTTAATCTCTAGAGTAGATAAATTTGGCATTTGCAAAAAAATTATTTCATTGAATTCCCTGATGGTAGGGGGACTGTTTTCAAAGAGATAGATGTCAGATACGTTCTTATTTAGTAAGATAGTGGAAAGTAACTTATTTAAATCTATCATAAAGTATAAGATTATTTACTTCTAACGTAAAAGCTAAAAAATTGTAAAAAGCACTTTATTGGATAAAGTAATACTTTAGTTTTTATTAAAAAACAACATTTTATCTATAAATAAAATTATATCACTTATATTATTAACTTGATTGTGAATATAGATATATTGTACTGATATAGTGTGGATTGGATATAATATGAATAAAAACGCTGTTCTATATTTAAAATCTGAATGTGAGAGTATGTAGAATTATATCTTAAATTATAAATAGATAAAGAAAGGGTTATTTTATGAGAAATAATATTTCTCTTATTAAAGAGACTTTAATAGAGTTTATGAGCGCGATACATAACACAATTTTAAGCATGAAAAGTATTTTCATTAAGCAATATAATATTTTTTGTAAGGAGTTAAAGATATCTTACAATAGGATAAAGGATTTATTAAATACCAATATTGAATTAGGCTTATACCATTTTTATAAGGGTAATGTATCCGAAGCAAAATTCCGCTTCTCACTAGCCAACATTTTTTTTCGTAACTTACCAGCACTGCAGTATAACATAGGTAGGTGTAATTTTGCTGCAGGTAATATAAATAAAGCTTATGACAATTTTCTTAATATCTTAAAAATAGATGCAAACCATGAAGAAGCATTATATTATATAAAAAAGATAAGGAGTCCTAGCTCCATAGATTATGTACCAGATAGTATTGTTCAACAATATTTTGACTATACTGGTGAGTATTTTGTAGAACATTGGCTAGTTACAAAACAGTATAAGGGCTATGAATTTGTGTATATGATGGTTAAAAAATTTATGAGTGATAGGCTATTACAATTAAATATTTTAGATCTTGGTTGTGGTACTGGTGTATGCGGGCAATTTTTAAAGATGTACGGTGTTGGTAATTATATTGTTGGGGTTGATATATCAAATAGAATGCTTAACATTGCACGTGGTTGTTTTGTTAATGGCACTCTAGTCTATAATGAGCTGATCAACATAGAGATAAAAGCATTTCTTAAAAAAGATCAAGATTTAAGGTATGATGTGATACTTCTGATTGAGGTATTAAACTATGTAGGAAATTTTGCACCCATTTTAGAGCTAGCAGGCAATTTGTTAAACGAGAATGGTATCATTATATGTTCAGTTAGAAGAAAAAATGATGTGGGATTTGAATTTGTAAATGAAGGAGATTTTTTTCGTCATTCAAAAGAATATGTAGAATCTATAGTTTCAAGTGTTAATATGAAAATAAGCTATATGAGTTATTGTAAAATGTATGGTAGTCAAGTTGATGGTATATTGTTTGTGGTACAATTAAGGGACTAAGGGATTAATAGCTTGTTAACATTAAAAAGAATTGTAATACTATATCATTCATAAGATTTATTTAAAGTTACTAAAAAGTAGAGGAGTTTTAATGTTTTCAATTACTGTCGATCATGATAAAAATAGCAACTTAACTGATTTCGGCAAGGCAGTATTATCAGATAGATATTTGGTTAAAAATGAAAGCTACCAAGATTTATTTGCTCGTGTATCTACTTATTATGCAGATAACTTATCTCATACACAAAGGCTTTATGATTATATTAGTAATCTTTGGTTTATGCCTTCAACGCCAATTTTAAGCAATGGTGGAACAGATAGAGGACTTCCCATTTCTTGCTTTTTAAATGAAACCGAGGATAGTCTAAAGGGAATAGTGGATTTATGGAATGAAAACGTCTGGCTTGCTGCTCGTGGTGGAGGAATAGGTAGTTATTGGGGGAATTTGCGCTCAATTGGAGAGAAAGTAAAAGATAGTGGTAAAACATCAGGTATTGTTCCATTTATTGTTGTACAAAATGCTTTAACGCTTGCAATTAGTCAGGGTTCTTTGCGCAGAGGAAGTGCAGCAGTGTATTTACCTGTATCTCATCCTGAGATAGAAGAATTCTTAGATTTACGTAAACCTACAGGAGGAGATCCAAATCGTAAAGCGTTAAATACAAATCATGGCGTTATAGTTACTGACAAGTTTATGCAAGCTGTTGCAAATGATGGAGATTGGGAATTGATTACTCCTCATAATAACCAAATAGTTGCAACTATCAAAGCACGTGATTTATGGATTAGGATTTTAACAGCAAGAATTGAAACTGGAGAGCCATACATAATTTTTATTGATGCAGTTAATAGAAGTAAATCAGAATCTTATAGAAGGCTAAACCTTGACATAAAGATGTCAAACCTGTGCAGTGAAATTACTTTGGCAACAGGGAAGGATTACTTAGGCAAATCTCGCACAGCGGTTTGTTGTTTGTCATCACTCAACCTTGAGTATTTTGAAGAGTGGAAAGATAATCAATTATTTATTGAAGATGTAATGCGTTTTCTTGATAATGTGATGGAAGACTTTATCAGTAAAGCTCCAAACGAGATGGAAAGAGCTAGATATTCTGCTATACAGGAACGCAGTATTGGTATGGGTGTGATGGGTTTTCATTCGCTTTTGCAAAGTAGAATGGTACCGTTTGAATCGCTGGTAGCAAAGCAGTTAAATAAGCAGATATTTTCTCATTTAAAAAAACAAGTGGATGCTATATCTCATAAGCTAGCGCTGGAGAAAGGTCCATGTCCAGATGCTAAAGCAGCAAACCTTATGGAAAGATTCACACACAAGCTTGCTATTGCTCCAACTGCTTCGATATCAATTATAGCTGGTAATGCTTCTCCAGGGATAGAACCATATGCGGCCAATGTGTTTACGCAGAAGACTTTAACGGGTTCATTTACTGTAAGAAATAAGTTCTTACAAAGGTTGCTAGCCCAAAAAGGCCAGGATAATGAAACGATATGGTCTTTGGTATCAACTAATGAAGGTTCAGTCAGAGAGTTAGATTTTCTCAGTGCAGAAGAAAAATCAGTGTTTAAGACGGCTTATGAACTTGATCAACGTTGGGTTGTAGAACATGCGGGCGATAGAACGCCATATATATGCCAATCTCAATCTGTTAATCTCTTCCTTCCAGCTAATATTCATAAACGTTATTTGCACCAAATACATATGCTTGCTTGGAAAAAAGGATTGAAGAGCTTATATTACTGTCGTTCTCAATCAATGCAACGTGCAGACAAGGTTTCACATGATGCTCTGTCAGCAAAGGCAACCAGCAGTAAAAAACAACTAGTAGGTTTTGACTACAATGAATGTTTATCATGTCAATAGATGCTCTGTACTCAGCTGAAGGAGTTTGTCAAACTTATTCCTAAAGATAAGTGTATGATGTCTTTAGATTTAGGAAGAAAGAAAATAGGCATAGCATTTAGTGATAGAACAAATCTGATTGCTACACCTCATAGCGTCTATTATAGGCAAAATATAAGAAAGGACATTGGTTTTTTAAACAGGCTTTTTGAGGAAGGTGATGCAGGTTCTATGGTAATTGGCTTGCCTATAGAACTAAAAGAGGGAGATAATCTGTGGCACAAAATATTACTGAACTTCGCTAACAAAATAGTAAAAAAGCGTAACATGATTGTGTACCTACAAGATGAAAGCCTTTCAACTATGGAGGCAACCGAAGCATTAATTGCTGCTGGTCTATCATACCAAAAATCCAAAAAGCTTAATGACAAAGTTTCAGCCTCAATAATATTGCAACGAACGCTGGATGCAATTAATAAATTATGATTATTTTAATATAAATATTAAGAATATTAATTTTTCTTGAATAATGCTAAAATTTTAACCATAATATACTAATTATTAGTTAAAAGGTTAATAAATGAGATTATTAGATAATGTAAAAAAGAGAAATTTTACACAAGTACAAAAATTTTTTTTACAAAGCACAAATGAGCAAAAGAAAAAAGATATAGAAGGCAAAACTGCGCTGATGCATGCGGTAATAGACGGTAATTTAAAAATGGTAAAGCTGTTATGTCAAAAAATCGATATTACAGCTTTTAATGCTCAAGATAATAATGGTATGACTGTAGTAATGCATGCAGCTAAGTTAGGACATCGTGATATTTTGAAATTTTTTTGTAATGATATTCCGGAAAAAATAATAGCTCATCCAGAAAAACATGATTTCTCTTATGCTACTGAGAATGATACATCAGGTTATAATGCATTAATGTTGGCAATAGCAAATGGTCATACGAATTGCTTGAAGTATTTATATTATAAAGAAATACAACATATTATTAATCACCAAGATAAAGATGGAAAAACACCAATAATGCTTGTTCTTGATGAAATGGCAACTGCTAATTTAGCTTACAGCGGCGGAGATATCGAAAATGCTAAACAGCTTTTACATGAATTTTTTCAAGTAGTGCAGACTGTTTTTAGAGAAAAAGATGAAAGAAATGAGGAACATTTTCAAATGCTCAAAGAGATTTTTAATGAAGAAAACGAAAAGCATGATAATAAGCTAAACCTTACAATTCAGGATGAAGATGAACGTAACGTTTTTGCATATGCTAAAGAAGCTAAATGTGAGCAGGAATTATTAGATTTTATTGCTTCTATTCCCATGGATGCAACAAATCTTGATTTATCTGTTTATAAATTGCCGAATGGTAAACAATGCTTTAAAAATGTCAAATGCTCTGAAGATGATTTAACTAGTTGGATTATTTTTAACCCAGCTCTTGAAGTTTTTCTTAAAAGTAATAAAAGAGATATAAACTTATCAAGAAGTTTTAGATGATGATATAGAATCACAATCTTCTACAATTCCTATTGCAAGTGAAGAATCGGATATGGATTTACGAGAATTGGATACAGATATTGTTAGTAATGACCATATTATGGAAGTTAATGTTGACAATATAGGGCAAATGAAAAGATGCTTTAATAGATAGAAAGAGCAGTTTTTATCAATGTTATGAATTCATTGCAGTAAGCATTGTTTTACCAATAACTGCAGGAGTTTCGGCAATGACAATACCACTGCTGCGCATCACTTCTACCTTTGCTTCAGCACTACTATCACTTGACGAGATAATCGCTCCAGCATGCCCCATACGTCTTCCCGGAGGAGCTGTTTTGCCAGCAACAAAACCAACTATTGGTTTTTTAACCTTAGATGATTTTATAAAATGTGCTACTACTTCTTCTTCAGTGCCGCCTATTTCTCCTATTATAATAATGCCATGGGTATCTTCATCTTGAAGAAACAGCTCACAGCAATCAACAAACGTCATGCCATGTACAGGATCACCACCAATTCCTATACAAGTTGACTGCCCAAGTCCAACAGCAGTGGTTTGAGCTACAGCTTCATAAGTTAAAGTTCCAGAACGAGACATAACTCCTATATTACCACGTTTATGAATATGTCCTGGCATTATCCCGATTTTACACTCATCTGGCGTTATAACTCCAGGGCAGTTAGGACCAACTAGACGACTCTTAGAACCAATAAGTGCTCGTTTTACTTTTACCATATCAAGCACTGGTATACCCTCTGTAATACAGACAATTAGCTCAATCTCTGCATCAATTGCTTCAAGTATTGCATCTGCTGCATAAGGAGCAGGAACGTAAATAACTGATGCACTTGCACCTACTTCTGATTTTGCTTGCTTTACTGTATTAAACACAGGCAAATTAAGGTGAATTTGACCGCCTTTTCCAGGAGTGATACCTCCAACCATGCAAGTACCATAAGCAATGGCCTGCTCTGAATGAAACGTTCCTTGCTCACCAGTAAAACCCTGACATATTACTTTTGTATTCTTATTTACTAAAACAGACATAATATTATATTTTTACTATATTAACTATTTTTTGTGCGGCTTCATCGAGCTCATCTGCTGCTACTATATTAAGACCTGAATCTTGTAAAATTTCCTTTCCTTTTTCAAAGTTAGTTCCAGATAACCTAACAACTAAAGGAACATTGATGCTCATTTCTTTTGCTGCTTCTACTATGCCACTAGCGATAATATCACAGCGCATTATTCCACCAAAAATATTTACTAGTATCCCTTTAACTTTTTTGTCAGATAAAATAATTTTAAATGCTTCAGTTACAGTTTCTCTACTTGCACCACCGCCAACATCTAAAAAGTTAGCAGGTTCTGCCCCATAATATTTAATAATATCCATTGTTGCCATAGCTAAACCAGCACCGTTTACCATGCATCCTATATTACCATCCATTTTTATATAACTTAAGCCGTATTTAGAAGCTTCAATTTCCTCTGGTACTTCTTCATCATAATCACGAAGCTCCTTGAGATCTGAATGACGATATAAAGCATTATCATCTAAATTGATCTTAGCATCAAGCGCTATAAAATCACCAGATTTTGTTTCAATAAGTGGATTAATTTCTATTTGACTTGCATCTGTATTTATAAAAGCATTGTATACATTTTTTGCAATGCTGATGATCTTATTTACCTTTTTGGGCTCTAACCCTAAATCGAAACCAAGTTTTCTACCGTAAAAACTTTCAAAACCAGATGCTGGATCTATGTGAATTGTAGTTATCTTAGATGGATGATTTTTTGCTACTTCCTCAATATCTACTCCGCCTTCTGATGAAAAAATAAGCGCTGGCCTGCTTGACTTAGAGTCAATTACTAAACTTAAATAATATTCCTTTTCTATATCAAACGCTTCTTCTATATAAACTTTGCGAACCTTTTGGCCCTCAAGCCCTGTTTGATGAGTGATTAAAGTAGAGCCTAGCATATCTTTTGCAAATTTTAAGACTTCATCTTCAGATTTTGCTAATTTAACACCACCAGCTTTACCTCTACCACCAGCGTGTATTTGCGCTTTCACAACTAATGCCCCTGGTTTTAATTTTTTAGTAGCAGATAGAACCTCATTAGATGATAAAGCTACGCAACCATTTGGCACAGGAATACAAAATTTCCTAAAAATTTCTTTTGCTTGATATTCATGAATGTTCATAGATGCCTTTATGAATATATTTCTAAACTTGAAATTGATAAAATTTTATTACTCATTTTTCCTTGCTCTCATTTTACTTATTCTTCTTTCAGATTCAGCTTTTTTCCTCTTTCGCTTTTCTGAGCTTTTTTCATGATAACGAATTTTCATTTTTTTAAGCATACCTTCTCGTTGTAGCTTTCTTTTTATAATCCTTAAAGCTTGATCTAAATTACCATGTTGAACTTTTTCTTGTACCAAAGTAAAAAACCTCCTCTCTATTGCAGTATCTGCTTACAATTAAACCACAATGTGTATTAACCCATAATCCTTTTTATGTCAAACCATTTTATGCAAAGCACTATGTTTTTCTTTACAAATAATGCTAGATGTGATAGAGCTAAAAAATAAGATCCTCGGTAGCTCAGCGGTAGAGCAGTTGGCTGTTAACCAATTGGTCGCTGGTTCGAATCCGGCCCGGGGAGCTTAAGCTATATCTCAGTACCTCCTACGGCTATTGAGTCAATTTTTAATGTCGGTTGCCCAACTCCAACGGGGATATTTTGTCCATTTTTAGAACAAGTTCCAACTCCTGGATCAAGTTTTGAATCATTACCAATCATTGATACTTTTTTTAGTATATCTGGTCCATTACCAATTAAAGTGGCCCCTTTTACTGGGTGTGTGATTTTGCCATTTTCTATTAAATATGCCTCTGAAGCTGAGAATACAAATTTACCAGAAGTAATATCAACCTGACCACCACTGAAGTTTACAGCGTATAAACCACGCTTAACACTAGATATTATCTCACTTGGATCACAATTTCCTGCAAGCATATAAGTATTTGTCATGCGCGGCATAGGAATTTTCTCATAACTCTCTCTTCTGCCATTTCCTGTTGTACAAACAGACATAAGATTAGCGTTTAGGGTATCTTGCATGTATTTTACTAAAACACCATCCTCGATAAGTACGTTATAACCTGAAGGAACACCTTCATCATCTATGTTTAAAGAACCACGACGGTTATTTATCGTACCATCATCAATTACAGTGATGCCTTTTGCAGCTACTTGCTCTCCTAGAAGACTTGAGTATGCTGACACCCCTTTACGATTAAAATCTCCTTCTAGCCCATGACCTATGGCTTCATGTAGCAGTATTCCTGGCCATCCTGAACCTAAAACTACCACCATTTCTCCAGCAGGAGTTGGCATTGCTTCCAAATTATTTTGTGCTTGCCTTATCGCCTCATCTGCAACTTTTTTCCAATTAGGCTCAGATATAAATTCATCATAAGCATCTCTACCACCATAGCCCATAGTTCCTTGTTCAGTTCTACCATTTTTCTCAAGTACTACTGAGATACTAAACTGCACCAATGGCCTTATATCACTTAATCTGAGATTATCCTTTTTAATTATTTGCACTACTTGCCACTCACCAGCAAGAGTAATTTTTACCTGCTTCACGTACTTATTTTGGGAACGCACATATAGATCTACCTCTTGAAGTAGCTGTACTTTAGCGTTAAAATCTACTTCACTTAGCGGGTTGACATTAGGATATAAACTGTTTTTTCTTCTCTCTAGATTAATTATAGTGCTCTTATTATTAGAATTTACTGTTTTTATTAAACTTGCAGCACGGCTAATTTCTTCTTCGCTAATATTTGAAGAACAAACAAAGGATGTTACATCACCCGAAAATGAACGTAACCCAAAACCCTTACGCACATTAAAATCTGCATTTTTGAGCACTCTGTCATTGAAATGAAATAGTTCTGACTGATGAGATTCTAAAAAAAGTTCTCCACCGTCACTAAAACATAATGCGTCATTTACTATTTTATAGATGTTGTTAATATCAACGTTATTTTGTGTAAAAAAAATCTTATCAGGATTTGTATGATTTAACATCATTACGTATAAAAAACATATATTATATTCTGTAATCTCAAAATAGCAACTATGGCAGAACTGGTAGATGCGCTAATTTCTGGTACTCTTCGTGATTATGAAAATTCAATTCAGGCACTTTTTTATTTACCAACCTATAAGGCTTTACTCCTCTCAAAATTGAAGTGATAAATTTTCTTCTCTTTTTTATTAAAAATTAAATTTTAAATCTTAAAGTATAACGAATAAAAAAGGGGGGAAAGTTATGCCAGGGGAGGGTATTGAGTCACAAATAAAACAAATAGAGAAATATATCAAAGATAATAAAGGATTGCTTGAAAAAGAAGAAGCTAGTATATATGCTAGCTCTAGGAGGCAGTGTAATCAATCTCACAGTAAAGAGAAAAATAAAAATTATTTCAGAATTCTTGGAAAGTTAGAATGTGTAATTAGAGATAAGCATCACAGTAAAGATATTAATGAATTACGTCAAAACTTTAAAAAAATAAAGAAAGAATTAAAAGAATGTTCCAATGGGATAAATGAGATAAAGATGGAGAATATAAATAATCATAGGGGGGTGAAAAAACTCTCTAATGATTATAAAGAACGGCAATGGACAAATACAGTTTTTGCTATTTCAGCAGTTGTGCTTGTTGCTTTAGTTTGTTATGTAACCTTTTTTCATCTCACTTGCCCCAGCTGTATTTTAGACAACGCTGTTGTAAAACAAAATGTCGCAGCTTTAGTAAATTCTGCTATTTAATATTTTTTATAACTTTTTAGTATAATATTTTCCAGTTAAATTAGTTTATGGGGGAACTATGCTATATAATAATACACAAAAACATGATAACATTGAAAGCACTACTATTGAATTACAACGGGATAAAAATACTGAAGATAGTGGAATAAGTGAAGGAGACAGTGATTCCATAGGTAAGCCTGTTAATGAACCTAAAACCAATAGTGCTATTAAGAAACCAAACAAAAGTCAAAAGACTAAAACACATAAAAATAATTCTGCAGGTGAA
This sequence is a window from Candidatus Mesenet endosymbiont of Phosphuga atrata. Protein-coding genes within it:
- the tldD gene encoding metalloprotease TldD; amino-acid sequence: MLNHTNPDKIFFTQNNVDINNIYKIVNDALCFSDGGELFLESHQSELFHFNDRVLKNADFNVRKGFGLRSFSGDVTSFVCSSNISEEEISRAASLIKTVNSNNKSTIINLERRKNSLYPNVNPLSEVDFNAKVQLLQEVDLYVRSQNKYVKQVKITLAGEWQVVQIIKKDNLRLSDIRPLVQFSISVVLEKNGRTEQGTMGYGGRDAYDEFISEPNWKKVADEAIRQAQNNLEAMPTPAGEMVVVLGSGWPGILLHEAIGHGLEGDFNRKGVSAYSSLLGEQVAAKGITVIDDGTINNRRGSLNIDDEGVPSGYNVLIEDGVLVKYMQDTLNANLMSVCTTGNGRRESYEKIPMPRMTNTYMLAGNCDPSEIISSVKRGLYAVNFSGGQVDITSGKFVFSASEAYLIENGKITHPVKGATLIGNGPDILKKVSMIGNDSKLDPGVGTCSKNGQNIPVGVGQPTLKIDSIAVGGTEI